GGGGACTCTCTGAGTCTCCTGTGGGTGCCACCCGCCCGGGTCTCCTGCACTTTCCTGCCCCACGAGAGCCCTGCCTGCACGCAGCCCAGTCCGAATAACCCCGTGTCTGAGAAGTGTTTTCTCCCTCAAGTGCAAGAATGTTTTCTGGTTGGGATGGACCCCCAGGAGCCCCAGTGAAGAGAGAGTTCTTATTTCTCAGTAAATTGCTTCTTCCAGTGCTTAAGTGCATCGTTGTAAACGGACCTTAACTGAGATACTAAATGACAGATGTTTCAAGTGATAAAAAGAAGCTATTTATCCCTTTTACCACAGGAGTGAAGGGCGTGGTTCACTATGGAGCCCCCTTGGGGTATTTTATCCACATTGAGCAACTAAAGTGTCCCCTGTGCACAAGGTCCCCTGTCAGACTCCATGGGACACAGACAGTGAAGATGGTCCCCTGCCCTTGGGGGCTGGCCATGTGGTGGaaaagtgggggtgggaggagctcTGCAGGACAGACCCGAAGACGCCATTAGGTGCGTAAGGGCAGGTGCCAGGTGTCGACAGAGATATGCCTTCTCCACACCCCTGTTCTTTGAGCAGTTCCCATATTTCTCAGTCATGCAAGTAGAGGTAATAGAAGTAACCGTCTGtgataaacacataaaaatctcACCTTCCAAACCAGTTTCCATGGAAACCAAAGAATAAGAATGGATGCATTATATATTCAACTGCTTTTGGGGACGATGCCATAaatccatagttttgccttttatttcaaTTAGAACGCCTTACTATGTTGAATGTGAAAAGCATTTGGGCACATAGACTCTGGAACATGCTAAAGTCTCTCCACTCCAATCATCACTTGCTGAAACTATTCATTCACTAACAGTATTATTGGATGCTTAGCATGTGCCGAGGTTTGAAGGTACAGCCCGTGAGACGGAGGACCTGACCGGTCGTGAGCCCCGGCTCTGCATCAGGAAGTGGTCTGGGGACCCAAGGGCAGCGTCCCGTTCTGTGACATATGTGTTGTTTTGCACTCTTTGTAATGGTCCCGTGTCAGGCTGACCCATGGTTCTGAAATCCTGGCTGCCTGTCCTTTACCGTACGTCCTCTTTCAGCTGTTctgtaacatttttctttttacagtttttattaagttacagtcattttacaatgttgtgtcaaattccagtgtagagcacaatttttcagtcatacatgaacatacatattttcattgtcacatttttttttcctctgtgagctaccacaagatcttgtatatatttccctgtgctgcacagtataatcttgtttatctattctgcattttgaaatcccagtctgtcccttcccacctcccgcaTGGTCTGTAACATCTTCATCAAATTCTAAATCAGTGAATTAAATCCCCGTCCATTTTGGTGGATGCATCCACCTGAGGAGCTGGCAAACTTTATTGCAATCTTGGGGACATGCCTTGTTTaccattatataaaatatgtaaaaattttcacATATGAAAACagattaaacagaaaataaaagtatatgaaattgaaaagtgtttaaaaaatgtatgtaactGAAGAGTGGTTCTTCCATTGCACGTATTTTATTATTGTAACTTTACATCAGTGACACTTTGataaaaaatattctaagaaacagactaaaGATTACCTTTAAGTAAGTACCCCTGACCagaaattcaagaaataaaaagatgaaaattaaaaatctggAAGTTTGTTTATTGGAAACAAATGTCAGAAAAAATTCTGTCATTTCCCTTGGGGAAAAAAGGTTTGTTTCCTGGTGACTGTGGTTCTCGACAGAACCTGTGGCTTAGCGCGCTCGGTCAGGCTCACGTCGGCCGGCAGAGGGCAGTGTGGACTCCCAGTCGGCCCAAATCTATTAAAAAACGAGAGAAAAAATTTCCACTTCCTTAATCCAAAACCTGACTGTAGTGGATAAAGTCCTAAAAGCACTTGCACTGTACACACGGGGGCCCATGGCATCTGATCACCTATCATGACAATGTATGGCagtcaactgaaaaaataaatctggATAATCggcattttagggaaaaaaatcaggaagtGAGTTTGCTCGAAGCAAACGCTGATTTCTACACGACAAAATTCACTGTCATCCGGCGTTCAGGGCTGTAAGAGGCCTTAATTCATGGCCGTGTTCCTGATGAAATGCACGTCTGTGAACGGAACAGCGCTGCGTCTTGTGGTTCTAAGCTAAGCAAGCGCGTAGAAAACTGAAGCCAAGAAAAACTATCTAAAATCATTTCTgcggagaggaaggaaggaaacgaGAAATGTGCCCTCTTGGTAGGTACAGCTTCGCGTGGTCCTCTCTGCTGCGGCGAGTGAGGGCCCAACAGGAAGCGGAAACGCACCCGCCGGCCTGTGTCGCCCCGTCCCCGAGGCCCCCAGGCCGCGAGGCTCAGGAGGCCCCCAGGGAGCCCGCGTTCGGCAGGCGGAGGCGCCGGCTACACCCCCGCCCCGACGGCGGTCGCCCAGCACAGCAGCGGAAGCACCTTTCGCCCCGGTGACGCCCCGGGCCACGGCGCTCTCGGCGCCTGCGCAGCTCGTGGGGAGGCGGGGCCGGCGCGTGGGGAGCTGGGCCGCCGCGCGTCTCTTTCCGGTTGTGCGCGTCTGCGTAGCTTGGGCCCAGCTCCCTCACCGACCTGCTCCGCGTGCCGCCCGGTGCCGCGAGGGGACGGAGCAGAACCCGCCGCGAGGATCCAGCTCAGCTGGCGCGCCGCGGACGCTGGCAGGGCCCCGGCGGGTGCTCGGCGGACGTGGGCAGTTCAGTCGCGCCCATCAGCGCGCTGCCGGCCGGGTCCCGGGCGCGCGGAGAGGGGGGACGCGCAGAAGAAGGGACGGAGCTCCTTCGCCCCCTCCGGCCCCGCGAATCCAGGCCGGGGCTTCTGTGGAATTAAAAGCGATTTTCAGGATAAACAGATCCACATCGCTAGATGTGAAACAGACGTTTAGCAGTGCGATTGCTGGGCCAGACGCTGGTGCCCTGTTCAGGGTTTTAAAAAACTGCTGAACTATTTTTACCATTAATGGTCCCGCCCACAGCTGGGGCGGATGGTCCTGTTTCCTtgctttctcacttttttttggttcttgttgTAGACGTTTTGTACGCGTGGTGGCATCTCACCGTGGGTTCAGTTTGCGTTTGACTAGGGGCGAGTGGCGTGAACGGCCCTTCGCCCCCCGCCTTGCGCGCGCGGCCGCTTTCCGTGGCTGTAACCTTTCCTTCCCGACGCAGGCTTTCCTTTCCACCTGTCCTGGCAAAGCGTCGCACGGAGCAAAAGCTCTGCGttctgatgaagtccagtttatcaaatGTATTTGTCAGATTATGCTCTTAATTTCCTTTCTAAGAACTCTCTGCCAACCCTAAATCTCAAAAATTGGGGGGAAGTCAGACATTTTATTACGTGTTTTATGCTTGTTTCCTCTGGttcttgttctgtttctcttttcttaactTCCTTCAAGTCATCTGCACGTTCTGTGTGCCCCCATCTGAGATACTTGCGGTGTATGTTGTTTACGGTGCTTTGAACACGGGGCACATACAGCTGCGTCACACACAcccacgtgtgtgcacacacacgggcgcagcagagaagagggaagagatgTATTTAAATGTACGTATATTTGTTGTTGTGTTTTAATTCCCTATTATCTGCGTCCCCGGAGTAaaggctgcagggaggggccaCCGCCACGCCCACATGCACGCTGAGTGGCCGGCACGTGGCCCAGAACGTGGATCGTGACCGGGGTGGCTGATTCGAGAGCGAGGACCCCTCGCTGGGCTGAGCGGGGGCCGCAGGCGTTCGGAGGAGGCCGAGTGGGCTAGCGACACCGCCCCTGCAGGAGGCAGCCCAGCGCTCCGGGGGCACGGAGCTCCTACAGGCCGGAGACTGGCGTTCGCCAGGCGCGTAGGACAGCGTCCACGGGAGAACTAATGTCCAAGGGTGACAGACACCCGCCGTCTGCCGGAAATGCCGGGGCGACTTCAGCCCCTGCTTTCCGTTCTATTGTGGACGGAGAAGACATGCCCTGTTGGCCTCAGGATTCCTCCCGAGACCACGGGATTCTTGGAAGTAAAAATAGCAGCGCggcgcctggcacagagcagccaGTCTGCGCGCAGCTGCTGGGCTGGGCCACGTGCTGGAAGGCTGGCTTCCCTCCTAGTCCGTCATCTGACGGTGACACGTGATCTCCACTTCCTGCATCACAATACGACTTCCCCAGTATTGCTTCAGGATTTGCTAGTGCTGAGCTCTGTGAGCTCAAGATTGGAACTTTTTCTTTCCCCCCAACTTGTGGGAGGTTTTTGACGTGTTTATGGGCTGTTGAGCAGTGTTGCTAAGATGCTGGGTGGGATCTAAAACATTGCTAGTCCCGAGTGGGCATTTGCCATCTCTgttctgaagggaaaaaaatactagTGCGTCCCAACCTAGGCACGGGTTTTATTTAATTCCTGGACATTCTTCATTGTGCCTCTTGAAAGGATTACAAAGTGTTTCATTTTGTGATCTCGGTTTTTgatgaaatatttataaacttttttttatgagTCTGAACAAACACTTGTGGGTTTTGGACCCTGAGTTTTCgtaaatattcattgaaaaaCCATAAACACTTCATCCCTTGTATGGAAAATTTAATGAATTAAAAGTAacaaagtgaataattaaaagaaaacaaactcagcATATTCCCGTTAGATATGAACGAGTagcttctgttttgtttactcTGAACCCATTACAGATTCTATGTTATAAAATAACATCTGTGAATTTGCTATCATTGGATGTGTTGTAGCATGAACATTGCAGAAAAGATGTGCTAATTCTGTTAGAAATTCTCAATAAACTCAAAATCAATTCAAAGATATTTCAACGTAGAGTGCTTCACAAATGGGCTACATTCAGCAGGAATGTGAAGTGGCTGTGAGGCTGGACTGGTTCTTAATGATGAGGGAAGAGAGCTCTAAAGAAGTTCTCTGAAGGGAGCCCTTCACCTCTAACGCGGTTCCAGGCTCTGTAATCCGACTCCAGTGGACACATCCCCCGGAGACCTGCCAAGAGAGGCTGCAAATAGTTCATGATCTTTCCCGGACTCTCATGTGCAACTGGAGATGAACTTAAAAGTAAAAGGAGAGCGCTGGCTGGGTTAAACTGTGACAAGGGCCACAATGTGTCTTGTTTTCAAATACACACACCAACTTGAGGATTCTTACGTATAAAACCTTGGaggatatttaaaatttaacGACCCTGTTCTCACAGGGAAAGATAAAGGCCTAGGAGAAATGCATGCTGTCTTGCTCGCCGAGCACAAAATCCAGACTGAGACGGACCGGCTCCTGCATCTCATTGGCCCTTCTTTACCAGCAGGTACGAGTGAAAACAGTACACTGTGGGGAGCAAACACAAGGAAACTCGACTTGGTTTATATGATTAACTCAAAGCACAGTTAAACCTTGAACCCACCTCTGATTTCCAATTTTCAGTCCTGAAATCTGCACTACATTTCTTCCCAATTCTATGAAATAGAAATGGTCTTACTAACAAAGATGAACAATTTATAATTCAATGGTATATTATGCACCGTACATTACAGTTTGTGACTCTATGATGCATTATTCAAATTCTGTGCTTAGACGCGCCATGTTGCCGGAGGGTCCTCGCTGGAAACACGTGGAGGCAAGGGCGGTGGGAGGACCCCGAGGGAGGTACCCATCAATGCTGCCCGTCTTGGAAACCAACAGGTGAAGAGCAGCTTGCTGGAGGGATTTCGTCAGCCTGACCGAGCAGGTTAGACGTACGTTCCCTGAGAAACGTGTTTTAATTAGAGCTGAAAGCAGCCTGAGCCCTTGTCTGACAGGGGCCCTAGGCTGACGGGGGCTGAAGTACCTTCCTTCCCTCAGCTTGATGCTTTCCGGCCAGCATGCCACCTACCATGGGGCACCTGAAAAGTTGCGTCAGCTAGAACGGTTTTGTGCTTTCATCATGTGGGAAGGGGCCAAGAAAGAAATGCATGTTTCAGTGTAACAAAGAGCCTTGAAGGAATCTAACCTCCGAAACCTCCTTGCTCCGTGGCTCCCTGGGCTCCGTGCTGAGACCCCCTGACAAGGGGTCTTCACTCTGAGCACCAGTGATGTGATGATCCCCACCCCCTGGACAGCAGATAGCCTCAGGGGTGTCCCTCCACCCCTCGCCCTGCTGGAAATACTGTGTCGCACAGTCGTCGAGATGGTGCTGCCGGACAGCTGCTCCCAGGGCCCCTCAGAACTGGACACGCCTGGGAGCCCAGCGTCGGCCGCTCCCACTCTGAGCTGCGTGAAGACGTGCAGGCTTCACAGGCTCCTGCTCTGTCCCACTGTGACTCCTCACTCCCCCAGCGCAGTTACTACCTGACCCAGGTCCAGGTGCTGGGGGCTGGCGGGGATGATAAAATAGAGGGAAAGACAAACACGTTTGGCCCTAAACAAAGTGTGGACAAGGGGCGGTGGCTGGTCAGAAACGGGGCCTGGGCAGGAATTATGAAAACCTCAGAATACCTGCACCCGCTCACCAATAATCTGAAGTGAGTGTGGATTCGGGAACGGAGTCCAGATTTTTCCTTTGGGTTCACATCAGAGGTGCACACACAGAAGACAGTGCTGTGTGTGAGGCAATTCTGTTTTCAGCAGATCTTTTTTCTGGCATTGCAGTAATATCCTTAGATTGCAGGTCAAACTATTGTTTTACAAACATCTACCATATCAGCACATGTAATTCCacatgtcttttgtttttgtgaCTGAGTGCCTGTGTTTAAACACATAGAAACGTAATGCTCTAGAAAAGCATTGTGACTCACATAACATTAATTGCTTGTGCCTTTCCATAGTTAACTGTTCATAAATTACCTTGAACTACCGATCTCGATTACATAAAACTATTTCATGATGTTAAAGTGGATTTGCAATACAAGCGAGTTTCCTATGCCTTCTGGCACCAGCTTGGGAAAATTCTGCCAAAAGTACATTTCCCCCCTTCCTATCTTGTGATGAAACTCACCAAGATAGATTGCTTTCCCTGGGCTGGAGTTCAAAATCCATTTGAGCTTGGGATCATCTGATAGTAGTTAATGGTTCATCTGAAAATtcaacaaagtttatttccataagagagagagagaaaaaaaaaaaacagatgggaaGTGAAAAAACACTGTATTTGAAAACTATACGGTCAATTAGGCATAAAGATTGAAAAGTACCATAAGATAAACACCACTGTTAaaacttttctcttcttttatggGTAAGTCTCAagtttaaaatttgtattccaagtAAACAGTGTAAAAGCTAATGCTTGCAACGTGTTGGGTTGATGTGTGCCCTTTGATAATCACCACTGGGTGATTCAAATTGCGTCTTGTGTCTCTGCCTGTAAAGCTCATTGCATCTCTGGTTTTAATTCTGAAACAGAACAGCTTGTTGAAAACAGAGAGATACAAAGAGACACACACCTTCTGGTCACTTAGCAAAGAGCTGGTGCTGTGTTGCTCACATTAGGCCGCCCAGGACCTGGGGCAGAAGAAAAGCTTTAGTGCTGGCAGGAAGGTAAAAGCCAAGGTCTTCCGAGAAGATCCGACAGTGGTGAGTCTGCGCGCCAAGCGCACAGTTGCGAAGTGTGCGGGGCTGAAATGGGTGGGATTAGGTGACGCGGTCCTGCTGGAAAGAGGTAGAACAGGGTGACGCGTTGTACGCGTGCAGGCTACTGTTTAACAAAGTTAAGTAACATGATCACAGACGCATGAAACAACGTGTGCAGGAGATAAAGAATTTTACTCTTCTCAGCACACAGAGAGCCACTTGCAAAGattatttcaaaaatgaataaaaacaaaacattctctCTCAACAATAGagtggatttagaaatcattaatTAAAAGCTAATtttgctaactactatatataaaatagacagacaacaaggccctactgcagagcacagggaactgtattcaataccttgtcatAGCCTGTGATGAAAAGCAGTATGAGAAGAAATTTGTACGTATGCCGCATCACCATGTCTGTGATCACGTCCAGCCCCCGCTGGCCTGCAGCCAGTCTGTGGTTCCCCCGCAGAACCCAGCACAGTGGCCCTGTTGATGCTGAGAGGACCCATGGCTCTCACCCCCGTCCCTGAAAAGGCAAAACCACGTCTGGGCCgagcccgcccccaccccggcaCCTAAGCCCCACTGGGCAGGTTGACACGGTcaagggcaggcaggcagagggtgTCCAACCCCGCCTGGGGTGGCCCCATGCCCAGCTGTGCCTGTTCCCAGCTCAGGTTTCAGGCCCCCAGACAGAAGGTGTGCTGGGGTCCAGACCCGCTCAGTCCCTGCAGGGCAGCCAGCCTGTCCCGGGCACTGCCGGTCAGCTCGGCCAGCGCCTGCGGTTGGAGGATGCTTTAGAACCAGGTTTACCGTCAGGAACAAACTGGAGAAAGCACGCAGGTGAGCAGGGGGCGGGCTGTGTTCACGCTGCTCTCACCTCTGTGTCTGTTCCGGGCGCAGTGACTTGTGGGCACTGTTAGTAGACGAATCTGTGTCTTTTGCTTTTCCAAGCAGACGACGCAGCCATTGCGTGTTTTGTTGCTACAGTGTCTATTACAGCTCTGTGTCAACACTTCAGTTCTCTGAATCAGATTTTTATTACCTTACCATGTTGCTTTGCAAAAAATACTCatatggaaaaagagaaagaaactccaTGTGATTAATTTCAGCATCTCTTTCCCGTCCCTGCTTCTCAGACTGCTGGTCGCCGTCCAGCTGGCCCCTGCTCGGGGAGCAATGGCATCGGTGCCTTCCATCGGTTGCCTCCTGGCCAGAAATCAGTATTATCGAAGTAAGTGGTGCCATCACAGAGGCCGTCCCTAGGGAATATGGTTTGAGGTGACGTTTGTGGGGTGTTGTTAACCCACGTATGGTGTCCTGGTCTGAACTTGAGGGAGAAGAGTGCCTGTGACCTGTGACAGTGAGGAAAGAGGGGTGGGCGTCACCCGAGGCAGGTCTGAGTGAGTACTGTCCAGCCCCTTCTCCTGTCTTAACCGGGCTGTACTGCACTGACGAAGCCATCAGCACGGAAATAAGGAAAACAAGCCTGTGTTTCATAATGATGTTTTGTTTCATGTACCTTGCATGTAGCAGGATACACTAGAAACTGATGATTTTACATAAACCAATATCATCCACTTCTTAGATATGCGCAGCATGGTTCTGCTCTCAGGGTTTTCTCATTTCCACTTTCTGCCATGGGTAATAGTCAGCTTCTGTCTGgccagatttatttttatttatctctccATCTGTGAATATTTATAGTGGAAGAGAAAATTGTGGCTTCTTAAAGAAAATTCAcaattttcataaaatgaaacaATCATTTCAGGACCAAATGATTGTTTGCTGAAAGTCTGCCAGCATGGAGAGAACTCTTACTTCCAGGGTGGTTTGTGGATAAGAACTGGAAACATCTAttgacttacttttttttttacaaaaaggcTAAACTATGCTCGCTTACTTGTTATCACACCCACAGAGGTCATTTCTATATTCTGATCTTTTAAAAGACTtgtaagtttaaaatataaatataagacaaattaaatatttattcttttaaaataactccTTTATTTCTAAACTTGATAACTTTGCAGGACACGTAATCACACGCACAGTAAGGTACCTGGTGCAGCAGTGTTCATTCTTCACTTCGTGCTTCCTAAGACTCTGCATCTGATAACATCTACAGTACATTTTAGATTTTATGTTTATATCTGTGGAGAGCTGCTCACCCCAGAGAAGAATATTCCTTATTAACAGAACATGTAATATGTGTTGTTCTTTCATTGGTTAACAATTTAATCAGATTTTCAGTCCACGATCCAGGGCGAAACGACCTGAACCGCGCTGCTCGGCAGTTCGTGTGAGGCCGTCCGCTTGCCTTTTATTTACTCGTTTGCTGTCGTTTGCTTCTCACAGAGGCCAGCGTTTCTTCAGCTGCCTCGGAGTCTGTGAGCTTCACAGATGATGACAAGGCCCAGCAAGGTATTTCGTTTATTTTTTTATCAGCATCACCGTCTTAGTTCCCTTCGTTTTTCTCCCTCACGTGTGTCTGGTGAGGGAGTGACAGGAGCTTTATCTGACAGGGCGACCTGAGGTGGCAGGACCCACGCGGTGGTTCAGGTCCTTTTTCCAACCCGAGTCTGTGCAGTCGGACGTGGAGCGAGAAGGCCCGGCCGCGGGTGAGCGCGAGGCTTTTCTGAGAAGGGCGGTTCCTTCTCGGAGTGAAGCAGCGCGCGTGGTAGCTACCGCGGCAGCGGGCGCGGGTAGGGCAAAGCTGCTCCCGGAAGGGGGTGAcggccctggggcaggggcgcGAACAGTCTGTCACCCAGTCGCCGTCAGTCAGATCTGAGCGCTGTTCTAATTCTGACGCTGAAGGGAATCTGAAAGTCATACGTGAATGTTTACCATGGTTTAGGTGGAATAGATTCGGAATTGAGGCGAGTTTCTAAATTCATTCTTCCAGTGCCTTCCGAGAGCAAGTAGCAGTGCTCTACTCCAGTAAAGGAGTCGCAGCTCCTTGGAGACGTGGCTGATTCCAGGACGGGGAAGAAGCAGCAGAAGATGAGCCTGGACCGTTTCAtggtgcaaaagagacagaaatgcTCAAACAACGGTGGGGACACGTCAAAATAACACAGGAACAAATTGGACAAGTCTGGGACCATGTTAGCGATGAAATAAATAACGATAATAATGGGTAACTGCCCACAGCACAAAGAGCCCATCAGTCCGTCCGGGTGTAAGTAAATAACTGAATGAGCAAATAAACGAGAGGCGAAGGCTCTCTCCTGCAGCAGAATTCTAGTTAGTACTAGAGGTGACGGAGACGGGGGCACTGCCGCCTGACAAACCTCACGGCAACCACCGTCCCAGCAAGACGCGCCAACGGACGCTGAACTCAACGCGCAAAGCACGAGAACAGGACATCACCTGGTCTCAGGATGAGTGCTTACGAATTACGGAGGGGAACACAGTGCCTTCTGACGGAAAAGCCTGTCAGACGCCACCTCAACAGAAACCAGGAAGCAGGCAGAGACCAGcgacccccccaccccgcccccagtcGCTGGTCGTCCCAGATGCCCGCTCAGTCCCACGGCCGGTCCGCCCGGCCCCTGTCTGGGTCCAGCTACCAGAGGCTTGTGCCGAGCAGCTTTGAGCTCTGCCACACGAGGGTTATCCCACGGCTGTAAAGCAGTGCTTGTGCTATGTTTTAGACACCTCACTAAGGACTAGCTACTACATGGATCAAAAAGAGTAGGTGACCACACAGTCCGAGATTCTAACGTTCAGGCAAAGGGTTGTGACGAGTTTTCCACACGTGACAGACATAAAATAGAGTCAACTGACAATAACACTTGCTAAATCCGAAGTAAGGCCAATTGTCGAAagatacattctttttaaaaaaatacgtatttttaatttttaaattattactattattttttaaaagaggtattgagggttgaacccaggacctcgctcCACCACGCGCCCCACCCTCCCTTCGGGAAAGATGTATTGTTTACTGTCAGTACATCGATCTGAGTTCTCTAGGcaagtgtttcatttatttttccactttacTTTGACTGTGAAGACAACCTCTCTCATGAAAAAGCGTTTCTCAGCGCATCATCTTTGTCTTGCAATTCGGGCGTTGTTGGAACGGGGGCTCTCTCGTGCAGCGCTGACAGTTGACGTGACAACCCAGAAGGTCACCCCGAGAGCTGCTTGCGGGACCCACACCCGTGCCTGTTCCCGATGGGAAGCGGCCCCTCCTTGGGAAGACACATCGTAGGGGACAGGTCGCCGCCACCCTCACGGCGAAGCTCAGGCTCGCTCCTCTGCACTGAGACTCTCCCCGCCACCGCCCCACTCCCTGGGGAATGTCGGCCAAGCCTTTGAAACTGTGCGCCTTCCAGCTGCAGTGGTTGATGTGATGTAGTCTTTTCATtccccaaattatttttcaaaaattgtttttttaattttcaaaaaatttaagttCTGCTCTCTTTCGGTCTGTTGAGTGATTTATTATGGCTTAGAACTGAAGCACGGGTGCTTAACACAATGGTTTTAAGGGCATTGGGTTCAGAAGTCTCTAGAAGAGTCAAAAATTGTATTTCTGATCATGAACATTGGAAATGGGAACCATGCCCACAAGCACATGACACGCCAAACACACTGCTGTGCACACAGCCCGCTGGCCATGGGGCAGACGCACACATTCATGGTTTGGAATAATCTTTAACAACATGCAAAATCACGATGACACAGAGGTGAGTGAAAAAAGGCAGGGGAATTTATGTGTGGTGTGATCTGAGGTGTATTAAGAAAGCATCGTGCGTAAGATCAGATTGGAAGGAGACGTACCAACATGGACCCAGTGGCCATTTCTGGAGATGGGATTTTGggtgattttcatttccttctttctgttttccccatatctttttcaattttctaatATGAACACATTTTGTGTATAATTAGCaagtaataaatgttttttaaagttgaagtatagCTGGGTTACAAGGTCGTCCCGAATAGGAGGACTGGAATGCGTTTTCCGAAGTGACTGTTCCCTGCGGTGGGTAGGAGAGTCCCTGCTCTCCTCTGTGTTGGATAGACAAGGCTCAGTGAGTTCCAGCTGAAAAGCTTCTGTGTGCTGTTGCCAGTGTTTTTCAGTGTAAGACGTGAGGCTGAGAAATTCGGGTGCTGAGCTTGCTCAGAGGTGGCTGTCCCTGCAGAGCGAGCACGCAGGATCATCACTGACACTGCCTTCCCGCCCGACCACAGGACCAGGCGCCACGTCAGGACTGGCCAGTCCCCCTGCTGGACGCTCCTGGCCTGTCCTTCACCGCCCTTTCCAAACAGGACATGCGTTCCTTCAAGGCCAAGCTCCCGCATCCCTGTGGGTCAACAGCGGACTCAGAACGCCCTTGCCCAGCAGCATGTCACTGTGAGGTGTCACCACTTCCCTGGTGCTCGTTTCGTCTGCGCTTTCTACATCTTTGTGGAGGCCGATTAAGTTCTTGGACTACACATCTCACTTGGCTTTAGTCTAAAGGCAAATTACAGTGAGGGAAGAATCCTAATTTTtctaaagtgaaagaaaaatatggaGAAACAAAATGGCGAATTGTGGGAGATTTGCTTTTAAGATGATTGACaaattccttttttcttaacCACCTGATACATGTGTGAGCAGATTGCTTGTGAGTTTCTTTGACGGGTTTCCCCAAACCGGTCATCAAGCTGGTATTTGCTTTGTTCACTCAGAAAGCTGCTGCTTGTTAAATTCAGTTTTTCCCTCTGTGCTTGTAGTATTTCTAATGTGTCAGAAATTATTGGCTTGTATAAGAGTTT
This window of the Camelus bactrianus isolate YW-2024 breed Bactrian camel chromosome 29, ASM4877302v1, whole genome shotgun sequence genome carries:
- the PPDPFL gene encoding pancreatic progenitor cell differentiation and proliferation factor-like protein isoform X2; this encodes MASVPSIGCLLARNQYYRKASVSSAASESVSFTDDDKAQQGRPEVAGPTRWFRSFFQPESVQSDVEREGPAAVPSESK
- the PPDPFL gene encoding pancreatic progenitor cell differentiation and proliferation factor-like protein isoform X1, giving the protein MASVPSIGCLLARNQYYRKASVSSAASESVSFTDDDKAQQGRPEVAGPTRWFRSFFQPESVQSDVEREGPAAGEREAFLRRAVPSRSEAARVVATAAAGAVPSESK